A stretch of the uncultured Desulfobacter sp. genome encodes the following:
- a CDS encoding hydrogenase iron-sulfur subunit, whose translation MSEFEPRIIAFLCNWCSYGAADLAGVGRLQYPPNIRVIRIPCSGRMSPKFILSALKEGADGVWVSGCHPGDCHYLEGNYYARRKFLLFNDLLEHMGVEPGRVQFSWISSAESSKFLEVVTEVTASIKALGPNTAFVKKAKVA comes from the coding sequence ATGTCTGAATTTGAACCAAGAATCATTGCCTTTCTGTGTAACTGGTGCAGTTACGGTGCCGCAGATCTTGCCGGTGTCGGAAGGCTCCAGTATCCCCCCAATATTCGCGTGATCAGAATCCCCTGTTCGGGAAGAATGAGCCCCAAATTTATTCTCTCCGCTTTGAAAGAAGGTGCGGACGGCGTTTGGGTATCCGGCTGCCATCCAGGAGACTGCCATTACCTGGAGGGAAATTATTATGCCCGCAGAAAATTTCTGCTCTTCAACGACCTTCTTGAACACATGGGTGTGGAACCCGGAAGAGTTCAATTTTCCTGGATTTCTTCTGCCGAGTCTTCCAAGTTCCTGGAGGTGGTTACCGAAGTCACGGCGTCTATTAAGGCTTTGGGGCCGAACACGGCTTTTGTGAAAAAGGCCAAGGTCGCGTAA
- a CDS encoding FAD-dependent oxidoreductase: MTKESVVQGSVLVAGGGVSGIKAALDLAESGFYVYLVEKSSAIGGVMAQLDKTFPTSDCSMCILSPYLVETGRHQNIELITNAEIQALEGSAGNFEVTVNKGARYIDLSKCTGCGDCAEVCPVTLPNTFDMGMGEKKATFKSYAQAVPGAYSITKKDKSPCTQQCPNHVNAHGYVAMVSQGKYKEALEVITRNLPLPGIIGRICPHPCEDACRRGDVDSPISICTLKRFVADQVDLNELPLPEITKREEKVAIIGAGPAGLTAAYFLALEGFKVKIFEKLPVAGGMLKVGIPDYRLPANILDKEISWITRLGVEIQYDTALGEDITVDGLMDDGYKSVFLAIGCHNGMKLGIEGEETPGVMPGVDMLRDAALGDLTELNGNVVIIGGGDVAIDAARTSLRLGADNISILYRRTRSEMPARNEEIEDAIEEDIDIQYLTAPCKVVEKDGKVVGIECIRMELGEPDASGRRRPVPVEGSEFILDADVIIPAIGQQTDSACLDDVEGVEINKWRNIDVDPITYMTEKPGVFAGGDSQTGASIAIAAVAAGREAAISITRYINGEDMAEGREKVDVPQKDFNPIPANVESKPRLHMARIPMDQRKSGMTEVELGFTEEQAKAEADKCLNCMVCCECLECTKACGAGALTPITHLEKDEQLKLAVGSIILSPGFTPFDPSSMEFLGYKRTPNVVTSMEFERILSASGPFGGHLVRPSDHKEPKRIAWLQCVGSRDQNRCGNGHCSSVCCMYAIKEAVIAKEHAPYDLDCSIFYMDMRTHGKDFERFYDTARDKHAVNFVKSRVHSVIEVQGTTDLELSYSSEDGQLIKEVYDMVVLSVGLETPPETVDLAKKLGVELTPSNFADTGSFTPVNTSKDGIYVCGAFQGPRDIPQSVVDSSAAAAAAGEILGAARHTLTKEKEVVPEINVVNERPRIGVFVCNCGININGVVDVPAVRDYAATLPFVEYVTNNMYTCSQDTQDSMVDVIKEKKLNRVVVAACTPKTHEPLFQETLINSGLNKYLFEMVNIRNHASWVHKEDPAGATEKAKDLVRMSVAKVGLMQPLKEAKLQVGQAAMILGGGISGMSSALSLARQGYETHLVEREDVLGGQALNLFKTVKGEDIQTGVKDLINQVNDEQNITVHLNTTLENVEGFVGSYVSELATDGAKSSIDHGIAVVATGAKEMTPVEYAYGEDPRILTSLELDQKFLTNDPILETAQSAVFIQCVGSREKERPYCSRVCCTHSVENALELKKRNPEMNVYVLYRDIRTYGEKELAYTKARDNGVIFIRYKVEEKPVVEIEGDSLHVTVKDHVLGVPLKIDTDILTLASAIIPHRDEKLAQFFKVPLNDDGFFVERHAKLGPSEFATDGVFLCGLAHYPKPIEEAVAQGKAASSRAVTLLARENIYTSGTVAQADPMFCASCGVCVAVCPYSAPSFTVEGRFKGKAEINPVLCKGCGLCVASCRSGAIHLNGFDNDQIFAQIFSGAELIEA; encoded by the coding sequence ATGACAAAAGAGAGTGTAGTGCAGGGCTCTGTGCTTGTTGCCGGTGGTGGTGTGTCCGGTATCAAGGCAGCCCTTGATTTGGCAGAATCGGGATTTTATGTGTATCTGGTTGAAAAATCATCCGCCATCGGCGGCGTGATGGCGCAACTGGACAAAACATTTCCCACCAGTGATTGCTCCATGTGTATTTTGTCTCCCTATCTTGTTGAAACCGGGCGGCATCAGAATATCGAATTGATCACCAACGCAGAAATCCAAGCCCTTGAAGGCAGTGCCGGGAATTTTGAAGTGACGGTCAACAAAGGGGCAAGATATATTGACTTAAGTAAATGTACAGGTTGCGGAGACTGTGCCGAAGTCTGTCCCGTAACACTTCCCAACACATTTGACATGGGAATGGGAGAGAAAAAAGCCACGTTTAAATCCTATGCCCAGGCAGTCCCCGGTGCATATTCCATCACAAAAAAAGATAAATCTCCGTGTACCCAGCAATGTCCGAACCACGTGAACGCCCACGGTTATGTGGCCATGGTGTCCCAGGGCAAATACAAGGAAGCACTGGAAGTGATTACCAGAAATCTTCCTCTTCCCGGCATTATAGGCAGAATCTGCCCCCATCCGTGTGAAGATGCCTGTCGCCGGGGAGACGTGGATTCGCCCATTTCCATTTGTACCCTGAAACGGTTTGTAGCGGACCAGGTGGATTTAAATGAACTCCCATTGCCTGAAATCACCAAGCGGGAGGAAAAGGTCGCCATCATCGGTGCAGGTCCTGCCGGTTTGACGGCCGCTTATTTCCTTGCCCTTGAAGGGTTTAAGGTAAAAATATTTGAAAAACTTCCCGTGGCAGGCGGTATGTTAAAAGTCGGTATCCCGGATTACAGACTCCCTGCCAATATTCTTGACAAGGAAATCTCCTGGATCACCCGCCTGGGCGTTGAGATCCAATATGACACAGCCCTTGGAGAAGATATCACCGTGGACGGTTTGATGGATGACGGCTATAAGTCCGTCTTTCTTGCCATCGGCTGCCATAACGGTATGAAGCTTGGGATCGAAGGGGAAGAAACGCCAGGCGTCATGCCGGGCGTAGATATGCTCAGGGACGCTGCCCTGGGAGATCTCACTGAACTCAACGGCAATGTGGTGATCATCGGCGGCGGCGACGTGGCCATTGACGCGGCCAGAACTTCACTTCGCCTGGGCGCCGACAACATCAGCATTCTCTACAGACGAACCCGCTCCGAAATGCCGGCCCGCAATGAAGAGATCGAAGATGCCATCGAAGAAGACATTGATATCCAATACTTGACGGCACCGTGCAAAGTGGTTGAAAAAGACGGTAAAGTTGTCGGCATTGAATGCATCCGCATGGAACTTGGCGAACCCGATGCCTCGGGCAGGCGACGGCCGGTTCCGGTTGAAGGCAGCGAATTTATCCTGGATGCGGATGTGATCATCCCGGCCATCGGACAGCAAACCGATTCGGCATGCCTTGATGATGTGGAGGGCGTTGAGATAAACAAATGGCGCAATATTGACGTTGATCCCATCACCTACATGACGGAAAAACCCGGTGTATTTGCCGGAGGTGACAGCCAGACCGGTGCATCGATTGCCATTGCAGCCGTTGCAGCCGGCCGTGAAGCCGCCATTTCCATTACCCGGTACATCAATGGCGAAGACATGGCCGAAGGCAGGGAAAAAGTAGATGTTCCCCAAAAAGACTTCAATCCCATCCCTGCAAATGTTGAATCCAAACCCAGGCTTCATATGGCCCGTATCCCCATGGATCAACGCAAATCCGGCATGACCGAAGTGGAACTGGGATTCACTGAAGAACAGGCCAAAGCAGAAGCAGACAAATGTCTGAACTGCATGGTCTGCTGTGAATGTCTTGAATGCACCAAGGCCTGCGGGGCAGGCGCGCTGACCCCCATCACCCACTTGGAAAAGGACGAACAGCTCAAACTTGCCGTCGGATCAATCATTCTTTCGCCGGGCTTTACACCGTTTGACCCGTCTTCCATGGAGTTCCTGGGATATAAGAGGACCCCCAACGTGGTCACATCCATGGAGTTTGAAAGAATTCTTTCCGCATCCGGTCCATTCGGCGGCCATCTGGTCAGACCGTCCGACCATAAGGAACCCAAGAGAATCGCCTGGCTCCAGTGTGTCGGGTCAAGGGATCAGAACCGCTGCGGAAACGGTCACTGTTCATCTGTCTGCTGTATGTACGCAATCAAAGAGGCCGTGATTGCAAAAGAACACGCGCCATATGATCTTGACTGCTCCATTTTCTACATGGATATGAGAACCCACGGCAAAGATTTCGAACGGTTCTACGATACAGCCAGAGACAAACATGCGGTTAATTTTGTTAAAAGCCGTGTCCACTCGGTCATAGAAGTACAGGGCACCACGGATCTGGAACTTTCCTACAGCAGTGAAGACGGTCAACTGATCAAAGAAGTTTACGATATGGTCGTGCTTTCGGTGGGCCTTGAAACCCCGCCTGAAACCGTTGATCTTGCCAAAAAGCTGGGTGTGGAACTGACCCCCTCCAATTTTGCAGATACCGGATCTTTTACGCCGGTCAACACCTCAAAAGACGGTATTTATGTTTGCGGTGCCTTTCAGGGCCCCCGGGACATTCCTCAGTCGGTTGTGGATTCCAGTGCGGCGGCAGCCGCCGCAGGCGAGATCCTGGGCGCGGCCCGCCATACCCTCACCAAGGAAAAAGAAGTTGTGCCGGAAATCAACGTGGTCAACGAACGCCCGAGAATCGGCGTCTTTGTCTGCAACTGCGGCATCAACATCAACGGCGTTGTGGATGTACCGGCCGTCCGGGATTACGCGGCAACCCTTCCCTTTGTGGAATATGTGACAAACAACATGTACACCTGCTCCCAGGATACCCAGGACAGCATGGTGGATGTGATCAAAGAAAAAAAGTTAAACCGGGTTGTGGTGGCGGCCTGTACCCCCAAAACCCACGAGCCGCTCTTCCAGGAAACGTTGATTAATTCAGGCCTGAACAAATATCTGTTTGAAATGGTCAACATCAGGAACCATGCCTCCTGGGTGCATAAGGAGGATCCTGCAGGTGCCACGGAAAAGGCAAAAGACCTGGTGAGAATGAGCGTGGCAAAAGTCGGCCTCATGCAGCCCCTGAAAGAAGCAAAACTCCAGGTAGGCCAGGCGGCCATGATTCTGGGCGGCGGCATCTCCGGGATGTCTTCGGCACTGAGTCTTGCGCGCCAGGGCTATGAAACCCATTTGGTCGAACGTGAAGATGTACTTGGGGGCCAGGCCTTGAATCTTTTTAAAACCGTCAAAGGGGAAGACATCCAGACAGGAGTTAAAGATCTGATCAACCAGGTAAATGATGAGCAGAACATCACCGTCCACCTGAACACCACCCTTGAAAATGTGGAAGGATTTGTGGGCAGCTATGTGTCGGAACTTGCCACCGACGGTGCTAAGTCTTCAATCGACCACGGCATTGCCGTTGTTGCCACCGGTGCAAAAGAGATGACCCCGGTGGAATACGCCTATGGGGAAGATCCGAGGATCTTGACCAGCCTTGAACTGGATCAAAAATTTCTCACCAATGATCCGATATTGGAAACGGCCCAATCCGCCGTATTTATCCAGTGTGTGGGTTCAAGAGAGAAAGAAAGACCCTACTGTTCCCGTGTCTGCTGTACCCACAGCGTTGAAAATGCACTGGAACTTAAAAAACGAAATCCCGAAATGAATGTGTACGTGCTTTACCGGGATATCAGAACCTATGGTGAAAAAGAGCTGGCCTACACCAAAGCAAGGGACAACGGGGTTATCTTTATCCGCTACAAGGTGGAAGAAAAACCGGTTGTGGAAATCGAGGGCGACTCCCTTCATGTCACGGTCAAAGATCATGTGTTGGGTGTTCCCCTGAAAATCGACACGGATATTTTGACCCTGGCCTCGGCCATTATTCCCCACCGGGATGAGAAACTGGCCCAATTCTTTAAGGTACCCCTCAATGATGACGGGTTCTTTGTGGAACGCCATGCCAAACTCGGACCTTCCGAATTTGCCACAGACGGCGTTTTCCTGTGCGGGCTTGCCCATTATCCCAAACCCATTGAAGAAGCCGTGGCCCAGGGCAAAGCGGCGTCCTCCAGAGCCGTCACCCTGCTTGCAAGGGAAAATATATACACCAGCGGCACTGTTGCCCAAGCCGACCCCATGTTCTGCGCAAGTTGCGGGGTTTGTGTGGCCGTCTGTCCCTATTCCGCACCGTCATTTACCGTTGAAGGCCGTTTCAAAGGAAAGGCGGAAATCAATCCGGTACTTTGCAAAGGTTGCGGTCTCTGTGTCGCTTCATGCAGGTCCGGTGCAATTCACCTGAACGGCTTTGACAATGATCAGATATTTGCCCAAATTTTTTCTGGCGCAGAACTAATAGAAGCGTAA
- a CDS encoding hydrogenase iron-sulfur subunit: MSDWEPKIIAFLCNWCSYGAADLAGVSRMQYPSNIRVVRIPCSGRMSPKFILSAFMKGADGIWVSGUHPGDCHYLEGNYFARRKFVLLANMMEHMGIERDRLHFSWISSAEAGKFIDVVHSVTESVKALGPINKFVKKAG, encoded by the coding sequence ATGTCAGATTGGGAACCAAAAATCATAGCGTTTCTCTGCAACTGGTGCAGTTACGGGGCCGCTGACTTGGCCGGGGTAAGCCGGATGCAGTATCCCTCTAATATCCGGGTCGTTAGAATTCCCTGCTCCGGCAGGATGTCTCCAAAATTTATTCTTTCCGCGTTTATGAAGGGTGCCGACGGGATCTGGGTCTCCGGCTGACACCCCGGAGACTGCCATTACCTGGAAGGTAATTATTTTGCGCGTCGGAAGTTCGTATTACTGGCAAACATGATGGAGCACATGGGGATTGAACGGGACAGACTTCATTTTTCATGGATCTCCTCGGCAGAGGCCGGTAAGTTTATCGATGTGGTTCATTCGGTAACCGAATCCGTAAAGGCTCTGGGGCCGATAAATAAATTTGTAAAGAAAGCCGGATAG
- a CDS encoding 4Fe-4S dicluster domain-containing protein translates to MLEYTEKIRALSLKLLEEKKVDMVIGFQKGTLPMSNEPYMAKHPDDVKNLVWDSNCGINLTNYLTDRKEKIAVVAKGCDSRNITTHIIENKIKREQLVILGVPCTGMIDRRKVNNIVDFEVVDVVEQGDTIIVKGKDAEKTFVKAEILQKNCAVCAQRNPVIYDELVAAEVPELTDVDRYEDVRKIEEMSTDDKWQHFDDLLSNCIRCYACRNACPLCYCPTCFVDESKPQWVGKGDDPNDTRTFHFLRAYHCAGRCTDCGACERACPMGINMREFTKKLEKDCQEMFDWRAGFTLDARPPLDAFNPKDPDAFIK, encoded by the coding sequence ATGTTAGAGTACACAGAGAAAATCAGAGCGTTGTCCTTAAAGCTTCTGGAAGAAAAGAAAGTGGACATGGTCATCGGTTTCCAAAAGGGAACGCTGCCCATGTCAAACGAGCCATACATGGCCAAGCACCCGGATGACGTTAAAAACCTGGTGTGGGACAGCAACTGCGGCATAAACCTGACCAATTACTTGACCGACCGCAAAGAAAAAATTGCAGTCGTGGCCAAAGGGTGTGATTCACGTAACATCACTACCCACATTATCGAAAACAAAATCAAACGTGAGCAACTGGTCATCCTCGGCGTACCCTGTACGGGAATGATCGACCGCAGGAAAGTAAACAACATCGTGGATTTTGAAGTTGTCGATGTTGTTGAACAAGGTGATACGATTATCGTTAAGGGCAAGGACGCTGAAAAAACGTTTGTCAAAGCAGAGATTCTCCAAAAGAACTGTGCTGTTTGTGCCCAGCGTAATCCCGTAATCTACGATGAACTGGTGGCAGCGGAAGTACCCGAACTGACCGATGTGGACAGGTACGAAGATGTGCGCAAAATCGAAGAGATGTCAACGGATGATAAGTGGCAGCACTTTGACGATTTGCTCTCCAATTGCATTCGCTGCTATGCCTGCCGCAATGCCTGTCCGCTATGCTATTGCCCGACTTGCTTTGTGGATGAATCCAAACCCCAGTGGGTTGGCAAAGGTGATGATCCAAACGATACACGGACGTTTCACTTCCTGCGTGCCTATCATTGTGCCGGAAGATGCACCGATTGCGGTGCGTGCGAACGGGCCTGCCCCATGGGAATCAATATGAGAGAGTTCACCAAGAAACTGGAAAAGGACTGCCAGGAGATGTTCGACTGGCGGGCGGGTTTTACACTTGATGCACGCCCCCCCCTTGATGCTTTTAATCCTAAAGATCCGGATGCATTTATTAAATAG
- a CDS encoding FAD-dependent oxidoreductase: protein MSQDVIGSVMVVGGGIAGMQSAIDLADSGYYVHLVEKSPSIGGAMSQLDKTFPTNDCAMUIISPKLVEVGRHLNIELHTLSDIKEISGDAGNFSVTLNQKARYIDVDKCTGCGDCSSVCPVSLSSDFEQDMGKRTAVFKPYAQAVPGAFSISKKDKSPCTNACPGSVNAHGYVTMIGQGKYKEAMEVITRTLPMPGVIGRICPHPCEDACRRGEVDSPLSICTLKRFASDQVDINDLEVPEITPREEKVAIIGAGPAGLTAAYFLALEGFKVTIFEALPVGGGMLRVGIPDYRLPPSVLEKEIAWIQKLGVEIKYNTAMGRDITVDSLTEDGFKSIFFGIGCHNSMKLGIPGEEDVEGVIPGVKFLRDAALGDMKEVKGNVAIVGGGDVAIDAARTALRLGADKVSMLYRRTEAEMPARDEEIEDAKEEDVDIQFLRAPIEAVAENGKLTGVKCIQMELGEPDKSGRRRPVPVEGSEFIVEADVLIPAIGQKTDASFLKETDGVELNKWGDFDVDPITYQTSREGVFAGGDAQTGASIAIAAVGAGREAAISIARYLKGEDMKAGREKLEIPQQDFNAIPKKAKKVDRSHMARIPMDQRKSGFTEVELGFTEEQAKQEANKCINCMVCCECLECVKACGAGALTLDTHKEKDSEVPLNVGSVVIASGFSPYDPSKLDFYGFGTHPNVVTSLQFERLLSASGPTEGHVVRPSDHKEPKKIAWFQCVGSRETNRCDNAHCSSVCCMYAIKEAVIAKEHDPSLDVSIFYMDMRTFGKEFEKYYTEARDKHGVKFIRSRVHTIKPVGDAGDLEISYVSEDGQMIVDTMDMIVLSVGLETSPELLELAAKFDIGLTPGNFAQTTSMNPVQTTRPGVFVCGAFQGPKDIPQAVVDASAAATAAGEILVSARNTLTKTKEVVPEINVIGERPRIGAFVCHCGANIAGVVDIQAVNEYVKTLPFVEYVESNLYSCSQDTQSKMTEIIKEHNLNRIVVAACTPKTHEPLFQETLINAGLNKYLFEMVNIRNHVSWVHKSNPDLATEKAKELIRMSVTKVGLKAPLQEAKLDVDQHALVVGGGIAGMSTALSLARQGYYTHLVEKEDQLGGQALNLYKTWKGEDVQEMLKDMVDQVASEENINVHLGSTISDVNGFVGNFKSVITSKDGDEVIEHGIANISTGAKEYKPSEYAYGQSPRVLTSLDLDQKMQTDDAMVNDVECAVFIQCVGSREPDRPYCSRVCCTHSVESALEIKKRNPDANVFILYRDIRTYGERERKYIEARKAGVIFMRYSVDNKPTVTVGDDCVTIQTIDHVLGMPVEIEADILTLATAIVPNKEEQLAQFFKVPMNDEDFFIERHAKLGPSEFATDGVFLSGLAHYPKPIDEAVAQGKAAASRAVALLAQGTVTTNGEVAAIDPMICSSCGTCVSICPYSAPSFMAEGRFAGKAEINSALCKGCGLCVSSCRSGAIRLNGYDNDQIFAMIDAI, encoded by the coding sequence ATGTCTCAAGATGTAATTGGCTCGGTGATGGTTGTGGGCGGCGGTATCGCCGGTATGCAATCTGCAATTGATTTGGCGGACTCCGGATATTATGTCCACTTGGTGGAAAAAAGCCCCTCGATCGGGGGCGCAATGTCTCAGTTGGATAAGACATTCCCCACCAACGACTGCGCAATGTGAATTATCTCTCCAAAACTGGTCGAGGTCGGCCGGCACTTAAACATTGAGCTACATACATTATCAGATATTAAGGAAATCTCCGGAGATGCAGGTAATTTCTCCGTAACGTTAAACCAGAAAGCCCGTTATATTGATGTTGATAAATGCACAGGTTGCGGGGATTGTTCATCAGTCTGTCCCGTCAGTCTGTCCAGTGATTTTGAACAGGACATGGGAAAAAGAACCGCTGTTTTTAAACCCTATGCCCAGGCGGTTCCCGGTGCATTTTCAATCAGCAAAAAGGATAAATCCCCTTGTACCAACGCATGCCCAGGTTCTGTAAATGCACATGGATACGTCACGATGATCGGCCAGGGCAAATATAAAGAAGCCATGGAAGTTATCACCCGTACCCTGCCCATGCCGGGTGTCATCGGCAGGATATGCCCGCATCCGTGCGAGGATGCCTGTCGAAGAGGTGAAGTGGATTCCCCCCTGTCCATTTGTACATTGAAACGGTTTGCGTCCGATCAAGTGGATATCAATGACCTGGAAGTACCCGAAATCACACCCCGGGAAGAAAAAGTGGCCATCATCGGTGCCGGTCCTGCCGGACTCACCGCAGCCTACTTTCTTGCCCTCGAAGGTTTTAAAGTCACTATTTTCGAAGCCCTGCCCGTGGGCGGCGGTATGTTAAGAGTCGGTATCCCTGATTACAGACTGCCGCCTTCGGTTCTTGAAAAAGAGATCGCCTGGATCCAGAAACTGGGCGTTGAAATCAAATATAACACTGCCATGGGCAGAGACATAACGGTGGACAGCCTTACGGAAGATGGTTTCAAATCGATCTTCTTCGGCATAGGCTGTCACAATAGTATGAAACTCGGCATTCCCGGTGAAGAGGATGTTGAAGGCGTTATCCCTGGTGTTAAGTTCCTAAGAGATGCTGCCCTGGGTGACATGAAAGAAGTGAAAGGCAACGTGGCCATTGTTGGTGGCGGTGACGTGGCCATTGATGCGGCAAGAACAGCGCTCAGGTTGGGTGCGGACAAAGTCAGCATGCTTTATCGAAGAACTGAAGCTGAAATGCCAGCACGTGATGAAGAGATTGAAGATGCCAAAGAAGAAGATGTGGATATTCAATTCCTCAGGGCGCCCATCGAGGCTGTTGCGGAAAACGGCAAGCTGACAGGTGTCAAATGCATTCAAATGGAACTGGGTGAGCCTGATAAGAGCGGCAGAAGAAGACCGGTTCCCGTTGAAGGCAGTGAGTTTATTGTCGAGGCTGACGTGTTGATCCCGGCCATCGGTCAGAAAACCGATGCATCATTTCTGAAGGAAACAGACGGCGTTGAACTCAACAAATGGGGTGATTTTGACGTAGATCCGATCACCTACCAGACCTCCCGTGAAGGCGTATTTGCAGGCGGTGATGCCCAGACAGGCGCATCCATTGCCATCGCTGCTGTCGGGGCGGGCCGGGAAGCGGCCATCTCCATTGCACGCTACCTCAAAGGCGAGGATATGAAGGCGGGCCGGGAAAAACTTGAAATCCCCCAGCAGGATTTCAATGCAATCCCCAAAAAGGCCAAAAAAGTGGATCGCTCCCACATGGCGCGTATCCCCATGGACCAACGCAAATCCGGGTTTACTGAAGTTGAACTCGGCTTCACCGAAGAACAGGCAAAACAGGAAGCCAACAAATGTATCAACTGCATGGTTTGCTGCGAGTGTCTGGAGTGCGTTAAGGCTTGTGGCGCAGGCGCACTTACCCTGGATACGCACAAGGAGAAAGACTCTGAAGTGCCGTTGAATGTGGGCTCTGTTGTCATTGCCTCAGGCTTTTCACCATACGATCCGAGCAAACTGGATTTTTACGGATTTGGCACCCATCCCAATGTTGTCACATCATTGCAATTTGAGCGCCTGTTGTCTGCTTCCGGCCCCACTGAAGGTCATGTGGTACGCCCGTCAGACCATAAGGAACCAAAGAAAATCGCTTGGTTCCAGTGTGTGGGGTCACGAGAGACCAACCGTTGTGACAATGCCCATTGTTCATCGGTATGCTGTATGTACGCCATTAAAGAAGCAGTGATTGCCAAAGAGCATGATCCTTCGCTGGATGTTTCCATCTTCTATATGGATATGCGAACCTTCGGCAAAGAGTTTGAAAAGTATTACACCGAAGCCCGCGACAAGCACGGTGTCAAATTTATCAGATCCCGTGTTCACACGATTAAGCCTGTGGGGGACGCCGGTGACCTGGAGATCAGCTATGTGAGTGAAGATGGGCAGATGATCGTCGATACCATGGATATGATTGTCCTGTCTGTGGGTCTGGAAACATCTCCGGAACTCCTGGAACTGGCAGCAAAATTTGACATCGGACTGACGCCGGGCAACTTTGCCCAGACCACATCCATGAACCCTGTGCAGACAACACGGCCGGGTGTTTTTGTATGCGGCGCTTTCCAGGGTCCAAAAGACATTCCCCAGGCCGTTGTGGATGCCAGTGCAGCTGCCACGGCAGCAGGTGAAATCCTGGTCTCTGCCCGGAACACACTGACAAAAACCAAGGAAGTTGTTCCCGAAATTAACGTAATCGGCGAACGCCCCAGAATCGGTGCTTTTGTATGTCACTGCGGTGCAAACATTGCCGGGGTTGTGGATATTCAAGCTGTCAATGAATACGTGAAAACCCTGCCGTTTGTGGAATATGTGGAAAGCAATCTTTATTCATGTTCCCAGGATACCCAGTCCAAGATGACTGAGATTATCAAGGAACATAACTTGAACCGGATTGTCGTGGCGGCCTGTACGCCCAAAACACATGAGCCGCTGTTCCAGGAAACGCTGATCAACGCCGGATTGAACAAATACCTGTTTGAGATGGTCAACATTAGAAACCATGTATCCTGGGTTCATAAGTCCAATCCCGATCTGGCCACGGAAAAAGCCAAAGAGCTGATTCGCATGTCCGTGACCAAAGTCGGTTTGAAAGCTCCGCTGCAGGAGGCCAAACTGGATGTGGATCAGCATGCGCTGGTCGTAGGCGGCGGCATTGCCGGTATGTCCACAGCCTTGAGTCTGGCACGGCAGGGCTACTATACCCATCTGGTTGAAAAGGAAGATCAACTGGGTGGACAGGCCCTCAACCTCTATAAAACCTGGAAAGGCGAAGACGTTCAAGAAATGCTCAAGGATATGGTTGACCAGGTGGCCTCTGAAGAGAACATCAACGTACATCTGGGCAGCACCATCTCAGACGTGAATGGATTTGTGGGTAATTTCAAATCCGTCATTACATCTAAAGATGGGGACGAGGTGATTGAGCATGGCATCGCCAACATATCCACTGGTGCAAAAGAATACAAACCCAGTGAATATGCTTATGGCCAAAGCCCGAGAGTGCTCACCAGCCTGGATCTGGATCAGAAAATGCAGACCGATGACGCCATGGTAAATGATGTTGAGTGTGCGGTCTTTATCCAGTGCGTGGGCTCCAGGGAACCGGACAGACCATATTGTTCCAGGGTATGTTGTACCCATTCGGTGGAAAGTGCGTTGGAAATCAAAAAACGCAACCCGGACGCCAATGTATTTATCCTTTACAGAGATATCAGAACCTACGGCGAACGGGAAAGAAAGTACATCGAAGCCAGAAAGGCGGGGGTTATTTTCATGCGCTATTCCGTTGATAATAAACCCACGGTTACGGTCGGCGACGACTGCGTAACAATCCAGACAATCGATCATGTACTGGGTATGCCGGTGGAAATTGAAGCGGATATCCTGACACTGGCCACGGCCATTGTTCCAAACAAAGAAGAACAATTGGCACAATTCTTCAAGGTGCCCATGAACGATGAAGATTTCTTCATTGAAAGACACGCCAAACTTGGACCCTCTGAATTTGCCACCGACGGTGTGTTCCTGTCAGGCCTTGCCCATTATCCCAAGCCCATTGATGAAGCAGTGGCACAAGGGAAAGCGGCAGCCTCCAGAGCAGTGGCCTTGCTGGCCCAGGGCACTGTGACCACAAACGGCGAGGTGGCAGCGATTGATCCAATGATATGCAGCAGCTGTGGGACGTGTGTATCGATTTGTCCTTACTCAGCACCGTCTTTCATGGCAGAGGGACGATTTGCAGGAAAGGCCGAGATCAATTCAGCCCTGTGCAAAGGATGCGGACTGTGTGTATCGTCCTGCCGTTCAGGTGCAATCCGGCTCAACGGTTATGACAATGACCAGATATTTGCAATGATTGATGCGATTTAA